The Xanthomonas indica sequence CCAGCGCGTTGCGCACCGCCATCGCCCAGCCGCTGGATCGCGCCAGGCAGACCCAGGCCACGCTCGACCGCGCCGCGGCCACGCAGAACGCCGCGCTCGACGCCGCCACCGCGCAATGAAAAACGCCGGCCACGGGGCCGGCGTTGCAGGCACATGCGGCGCGCCCGCGCGGGCGCGCCGCCACCGGGCTCAGGGCCGGCTCACAGACCGCAGAAGCAGTAGGCCAGCGCCTTCACCGGTGCGCCCGGGCGGGTTTCGGCCGCGTCCTTGACGAAGCGCAACTGGGTGTCCAGCTCCGGCAGGCTGCGCGCCAGCAGGGCATGGCCCAGCGCCGAGTCGCTCAGCATCCACACGCCCAGGCGGCTGCCGGCGAACCCGCTGACGAACTGCGCAAACGGCGTGGCCGGCTTCTCGACGTAGCGCACCCGGTACTTGTCCGGGCCGCCCAGCTTGGCGCGCGCGGCGGCATCGGCCACCGCATCCTTGAAGCCGCCGAACGCGTCCACCAGCCCGCGCTCCTTGGCCTGCGCACCGCTCCACACGCGGCCACGCGCCACCTGGTCGATGGCCTCGACCGACTTGCCGCGCGCCTGCGCGACCTTGCCGGTGAAGTCGGCATAACCCTTGTTGATCACCGACTGGATCAGCTGGCCCACCGCCGGATCCATCGGCCGGGTCATGTCGAACGCGCCGGCGAAGCGGGTGGTGCCCACGCCGTCGGTATGCACGCCGATCTTGTCCAGGGTGCGGGTGATGTTGGGGATCATGCCGAAGATGCCGATCGAACCGGTGATGGTCGACGGGTCGGCATAGATGCGATCGGCGTTCATGCTGATCCAGTAGCCGCCGGACGCGGCCAGGTCGCCCATCGACACCACCACCGGCTTGCCGGCGGCCTTCAGCGCCACCACCTCGCGGCGGATCTGCTCGGAGGCGAACACTTCGCCGCCGGGCGAATCCACCCGCAGCACCACCGCCTTCACCGCGTCGTCGTCGCGCGCCTGGCGCAGCAGCGCCGCGGTCGACTCGCCGCCGATGCGGCCGGCCGGCTGTTCGCCGCCGCTGATCTCGCCCGCGGCGACCACCACCGCCACCTGCGGCCGCGAATCCACCGGCGAACGGCGCAGGTCCAGCTGCTGCAGGTAGCCGTCCAGGTCGACGTTGCGATAGCCGGTGTCGGCATCGTCGTCGGCCACGCCGCGCTTGGCCAGCAGTTGCTCGACGTCCTCGCGGGTCTTCAGGCCGTCCACCAGCTTCTGCTGCAGGGCGAACTTGGCCAGGTCGCCGCCGGCGGCGGCCACGCCCTCGGGCATGGTGTCGATGCCGGCGTTGATCTGCTCAGGCGCCAGCTTGCGCGCCTTGGCGATGTCGGCCACGTAGCGCTGCCACACGTCGTTCATCCAGAACAGGTCGGCTTCCTTGGACGCCGGCGAGGCCGCGTCGAGCACGTAGGGCTCGGCGGCGGACTTGTACTCGCCGACCTTGAACAGGTGCACGTCCACGCCGAGCTTGTCCTGCAGGCCCTCGCGGAAGTACTGGCGGTAGCGGCCCAGCCCTTCCAGGGTCATCGAGCCCATCGGGTCCAGGTAGACCTCGTTGGCCTGCGCGGCCAGCAGGTACTGCCACTGGTTCAGGTTGTCGCTGTAGGCAACGATCTGCTTGCCGGAGCTGCGCAGGTCCTGCAGCGCCTTCTCCACCTCGCGCATCGAGGCGAAGCCGCTGGGCTGCAGCTTGTCCAGGCGCAACGCCACGCGCTCGATCTTGGGATCGGTCTTGGCCGCCTCGATCGCGCGCACCAGGTCGCGCAACTGGATCTCCTGCGCGCCCTTGTCGTTCATCGCCTTGGCCAGCGCGCGGCTGACCGGGTCGGCACTGAACTGCTCGACCAGCTTGCCTTCCGGCGCGATCAGCAGCGTGGTGCGGTCGCGCAGCGCCTTGCCGCCGTCGCCGCGCGCCATGGCGAACACCATCGCCAGCAGGATCAGCAACAGGAAGCCGAAGAACACCAGGTTGAAGATCAACCGGCGGGTGAAGTTCATCACATCCCACAGGCCGACGAAGAAGTTGGCGACGGGGCTGCGACGCACGGGTTGGTTCATGGAAAACTCCGAAGGGAAGGCGTCTTGCGCCTGCGCAGCATACCGGCTGCGTCAGGCGCCGCACATGCGTCTGAAGTCAGGGGGCCGCCGGCGCGGCCAGCAGCCGCGCGCTGCTCCAGCGGAACCGCGCGCCCATCATCACCGCCGCCGCGGTCAGGCCCAGGATCAGGCCGATCCACATGCCCTGCGGCCCCCAGCCCAGCCACAGGCCGAGGCCGGCGCCCAGCGGCATGCCCAGGCCCCAGTAGGAGCACAGGGCCAGCAGCATCGGCACGCGGGTGTCCTTGAGGCCGCGCAGCGCGCCGGCCGACAGCACCTGCAGGCCGTCGGGGAACTGGAACGTGGCTGCGTACAGCAGCAGCGTGGAGGCCAGCGCGGCCACCGCCAGGTCGCTGGTGTAGATGCCGACGATGGCGTCGTGGCCGAACAGCAGCACCAATGCCGACAGCGCCTGGGTGCCGAGCACGATCGCGTAGCCGGCCCAGGCCGCACCGCGCACGCCCACCGCGTCGCCGGCGCCGGCGGCGCGGCCGACCCGCACCGTGGTCGCCTCGGCCACGCCCATCGGCACCATGAAACACAGCTGCGCCACGTTGATCGCGATCTGGTGCGCCGCCGCCGGCACCTCACCGAGCCGCGCGATCAGCAGCGCGGTGACGATGAACAGGCCGCCTTCCATCAGGATGGTCACGCCGATCGGCAACCCGGTCTTCAGCAGCCCGGCGATCGCGCGCAGGTCCGGCGCCTCGAACTGCGCGAACAGGCGCAGCGGCGCGAAGCGCTTGGACCGCGCCAGGTAGAGGGCGAAGCACAGCGCCTGCGCCCACATCGTGATCGCCGAGGCCATGCCCAGGCCGCCGGCGCCGTGCTCGCGCAGGCCCCACAGGCCGAAGGTCAGCGCGTAGCCGAGCGGGGCCAGCAACAACAAGCCGCCGAAGCCGAGCAGCATGGTCGGCAGAGTCCAGTGCATGCCTTCGCTGAGGT is a genomic window containing:
- a CDS encoding MATE family efflux transporter, coding for MFSSSTPATVRGRELRTTAQLALPLVLGHVSTGLISFVDNVIAGHHGTRTLASVTVGTALLWLPMMIPIGTLIALTASVSQLDGAKRQAQIGPLFRQALWLSLGLGLLMFAFLSVMPMALPQLGIAPEIVPGARDFLHAIRWGVPALVLYFCMRYLSEGMHWTLPTMLLGFGGLLLLAPLGYALTFGLWGLREHGAGGLGMASAITMWAQALCFALYLARSKRFAPLRLFAQFEAPDLRAIAGLLKTGLPIGVTILMEGGLFIVTALLIARLGEVPAAAHQIAINVAQLCFMVPMGVAEATTVRVGRAAGAGDAVGVRGAAWAGYAIVLGTQALSALVLLFGHDAIVGIYTSDLAVAALASTLLLYAATFQFPDGLQVLSAGALRGLKDTRVPMLLALCSYWGLGMPLGAGLGLWLGWGPQGMWIGLILGLTAAAVMMGARFRWSSARLLAAPAAP
- the sppA gene encoding signal peptide peptidase SppA — protein: MNQPVRRSPVANFFVGLWDVMNFTRRLIFNLVFFGFLLLILLAMVFAMARGDGGKALRDRTTLLIAPEGKLVEQFSADPVSRALAKAMNDKGAQEIQLRDLVRAIEAAKTDPKIERVALRLDKLQPSGFASMREVEKALQDLRSSGKQIVAYSDNLNQWQYLLAAQANEVYLDPMGSMTLEGLGRYRQYFREGLQDKLGVDVHLFKVGEYKSAAEPYVLDAASPASKEADLFWMNDVWQRYVADIAKARKLAPEQINAGIDTMPEGVAAAGGDLAKFALQQKLVDGLKTREDVEQLLAKRGVADDDADTGYRNVDLDGYLQQLDLRRSPVDSRPQVAVVVAAGEISGGEQPAGRIGGESTAALLRQARDDDAVKAVVLRVDSPGGEVFASEQIRREVVALKAAGKPVVVSMGDLAASGGYWISMNADRIYADPSTITGSIGIFGMIPNITRTLDKIGVHTDGVGTTRFAGAFDMTRPMDPAVGQLIQSVINKGYADFTGKVAQARGKSVEAIDQVARGRVWSGAQAKERGLVDAFGGFKDAVADAAARAKLGGPDKYRVRYVEKPATPFAQFVSGFAGSRLGVWMLSDSALGHALLARSLPELDTQLRFVKDAAETRPGAPVKALAYCFCGL